The following proteins are encoded in a genomic region of Astatotilapia calliptera chromosome 22, fAstCal1.2, whole genome shotgun sequence:
- the hepacam2 gene encoding HEPACAM family member 2 yields the protein MEATGRTVLCACSAFCLLFILTEVSSELIHIDPSVRHVTEGDSVFLSVKTNFSPDKAEFQGTWCHTGMSSTKPRILVTFTKKNTILSMKHRDHLVFNNSTFSLEIKNLNRKDEGDYHLSINIKHDNKPGDIEEEKTIRVTVDVPVSKPAIEKSPSYAVIEDKANVTLTCSVENGTRVMFKWFRDNVALGPSDRYHYSQDNSTLLISPVRKEDKGSYHCVASNPVTRGQHSRAAELNVYYGPYNLEVNSVQGLRTGEVFTINPGELVFFECQADSNPPNNYVWISKTRNATQIVTEGPRLEVRSYRLAQAEEYLCRAFNNVTQKQDEAQFTLVVASLGTGKEKHTQEGNSVSPLAVITVCSFFVIGLMLLFFLRRTCHPKRVLMSIYNKPFSEQKRPHRSGHEDATEDFGIYEFVSIPGKTESTQASCRSLARLESIQDMHTTIYDVIRHVPETPSHSLLK from the exons ATGGAGGCCACAGGAAGAACTGTGCTGTGTGCCTGCTCTGCCTTCTGCCTTCTGTTCATCCTAACAG AGGTCAGCTCCGAACTGATTCACATTGATCCGTCGGTGAGGCATGTCACTGAAGGGGACTCTGTGTTCCTGTCTGTGAAAACCAACTTTTCACCGGACAAAGCAGAATTTCAGGGAACTTGGTGTCACACCGGGATGAGCAGCACCAAGCCCAGGATTTTGGTGACATTCaccaaaaaaaatacaatcttAAGCATGAAGCACCGTGACCACCTCGTCTTCAACAACTCCACCTTTTCTTTGGAAATCAAGAACTTAAACAGAAAAGATGAAGGAGATTATCACTTGAGCATCAACATAAAGCATGATAACAAACCAGGAGACATTGAAGAGGAGAAAACCATTCGTGTAACCGTAGATG TTCCCGTGTCCAAACCAGCCATTGAGAAGAGCCCTTCCTATGCAGTCATTGAGGACAAAGCAAACGTCACCTTGACTTGTTCTGTTGAGAATGGAACAAGAGTTATGTTTAAGTGGTTCAGGGATAATGTTGCATTGGGTCCCAGTGACAGATACCATTACTCCCAAGATAACTCCACACTGTTAATCAGCCCTGTGAGAAAAGAGGACAAGGGAAGTTATCACTGTGTGGCCAGCAACCCGGTCACCCGGGGCCAACACAGCAGGGCTGCGGAACTCAACGTCTACT ATGGCCCTTACAACCTTGAGGTGAACTCTGTCCAGGGCCTGCGCACAGGGGAGGTGTTCACCATCAACCCTGGGGAGCTGGTCTTCTTTGAATGCCAGGCTGACTCCAACCCACCTAACAACTATGTGTGGATCTCCAAGACCCGCAATGCAACTCAGATTGTCACAGAGGGCCCTCGGCTAGAGGTGCGCTCCTACAGACTGGCCCAGGCTGAAGAGTACCTTTGCCGTGCCTTCAACAACGTGACGCAAAAGCAGGACGAAGCCCAGTTTACTCTGGTGGTGGCCAGCTTGGGAACAG GGAAAGAGAAGCACACCCAAGAGGGTAACTCTGTATCACCGCTGGCAGTCATTACTGTCtgctctttttttgtcattggCCTTATGCTGCTGTTCTTCCTCAGGAGAACCTGTCATCCAAAGAGAG TGCTTATGAGCATTTACAACAA ACCGTTTTCAGAGCAGAAACGACCACATCGTTCAG GTCACGAGGATGCAACCGAGGACTTTGGCATCTACGAGTTCGTCTCCATACCTGGGAAGACGGAATCTACACAG GCATCGTGCAGATCTTTGGCTCGTCTCGAATCGATTCAAGATATGCATACTACTATCTACGATGTGATCAGACACGTTCCTGAAACTCCGAGTCACAGTTTGCTGAAGTAA